From one Bacteroidota bacterium genomic stretch:
- a CDS encoding sigma-54 dependent transcriptional regulator, whose protein sequence is MSKILIIDDEKAIRNTLREILEYESYQVDEAANGEEGLEKILNDEYAAVLCDIKMPKMDGIEVLSKAHEIDDDLPFIMISGNGTIETAVEATKKGAYDFISKPPDLNRLLITLRNAIDKKSLTVETKVLRRKVTKTREIIGDSPAIQNIMGTIEKVAPTDARVMITGENGTGKELVARWIHEKSNRAKNQLIEVNCAAIPTELIESELFGHEKGAFTSAIKQRIGKFEQANGGTLFLDEIGDMSLAAQAKVLRALQEGKITRVGGDKDIDVDVRVIAATNKNLLQEIERGNFRMDLYHRLSVILIHVPSLNDRKEDIPTLAEKFIKEVCEDNGLTRKMFLPQALDELKKLDYYGNIRELRNVVERLVILGQQRISVEDVQKFASPLSAREEEKNIYERFSTLQDFKEYVERIFIEEKLKKNGWNVAKTALEIDIQRSHLYNKIEKYNLKRGEHHD, encoded by the coding sequence ATGAGTAAAATTTTAATTATTGATGATGAAAAGGCTATTCGCAATACGTTAAGAGAGATTTTAGAGTATGAAAGCTATCAGGTAGATGAGGCTGCAAATGGAGAAGAGGGCTTAGAAAAAATATTGAACGATGAGTATGCTGCCGTTTTATGTGATATAAAAATGCCTAAAATGGATGGTATTGAAGTATTGAGTAAAGCCCATGAAATTGATGATGACTTACCGTTTATTATGATTTCGGGAAATGGTACGATTGAAACAGCCGTAGAAGCCACTAAAAAAGGAGCCTACGATTTTATTTCAAAACCACCTGATTTAAACCGACTATTAATTACCCTTCGCAATGCTATTGATAAAAAATCGCTAACGGTTGAAACAAAAGTATTACGTAGGAAAGTAACCAAAACCCGCGAAATAATAGGCGATAGTCCCGCTATTCAAAATATTATGGGCACCATTGAAAAAGTGGCTCCTACTGATGCAAGGGTAATGATTACGGGCGAAAATGGAACTGGTAAAGAATTGGTGGCACGTTGGATACATGAAAAAAGTAACCGTGCTAAGAATCAATTGATAGAGGTTAACTGTGCGGCCATTCCTACTGAGCTAATCGAGTCAGAATTGTTTGGGCACGAAAAAGGGGCTTTTACTTCGGCTATTAAACAACGCATTGGTAAGTTTGAACAAGCCAACGGAGGAACTTTATTTTTAGATGAAATAGGCGATATGAGTTTGGCTGCACAAGCCAAAGTTTTAAGAGCTTTGCAAGAAGGTAAAATTACCCGCGTAGGTGGCGATAAAGATATAGACGTAGATGTACGCGTAATAGCGGCTACCAATAAAAACCTGTTACAGGAAATTGAAAGAGGTAATTTTAGAATGGATTTGTACCACCGTTTAAGTGTTATATTAATTCATGTTCCTTCGTTAAATGACAGGAAAGAAGATATACCAACACTGGCTGAAAAATTTATAAAAGAAGTATGTGAAGACAATGGTTTAACGCGTAAAATGTTTTTGCCACAAGCTTTAGATGAATTGAAAAAGCTGGATTACTATGGAAACATACGAGAATTAAGAAACGTAGTAGAACGATTGGTTATATTAGGTCAACAACGCATTAGTGTGGAAGATGTTCAGAAATTTGCAAGTCCCTTAAGCGCACGCGAAGAAGAAAAAAATATTTACGAGCGCTTTAGCACCCTGCAAGATTTTAAAGAATATGTAGAACGTATTTTTATTGAAGAAAAGCTGAAGAAAAATGGCTGGAATGTGGCTAAAACTGCGTTAGAGATAGATATACAAAGAAGCCATTTGTATAACAAAATAGAGAAGTACAATTTAAAACGTGGCGAACACCACGATTAA
- a CDS encoding LruC domain-containing protein, which produces MKKIQTALILVGLLSLTSCLPSVESAKEQPNNNNVSNMNDLVVPIGFTWQNSRDVNFNIGITDTRFQEAVHVVSVYDANPLVGGNLIARGSATLSTPLAAQLNLANTLKSVYIVKTSPDNSELSQEVAIEGTTVNVQLGFVVKTGKGVFGKTAGPDCSTGCTSTITTSNSNLNINTGDVVCVTGNNISISFNANGGTLKICGSNVTVNNASLNNSSTLIVTSTASVNFSQLNQNGTSTSFQNWGTVSIGGTFSPGGTVLNNGTITTTGDYNLNSQSTQTNNGTINVGQSMQVNGNCSMTNNNSITVNSDLQVNGQGTFVNNCKLWAKNNYQQNGAMQNYGYIRIDNRSQINGGSVLSMYNGAMFKTKDVDLNGTVKGYSNTSLVKVTGETRINGGGQVINAIQYCDANGIETNNGTIGSGATLGCTLYVPITSCNTEGNGTAPAPVDTDGDGVANINDAYPNDATKAYNNYYPSATGVATVAFEDLWPSKGDYDMNDVVMTYRYNIVTNASNNVAQVIGNFTLQATGGSFENGFGIQFPIDRAKATGLTGGTLEAGQTKAVVTLFSSSRAQMANWNTKPGLPTSDSVNYNFSFNVTAGPSLATFGLNEYNPFIWNNSANFGRGYEIHLPGKVPTSLANTNIFGTSQDNSNVTANRYYVTTGNGLPWAISIPVKFAYPIEKSDINTAYLKFATWVQSNGTQYADWYTNGTGYRDASKVYVRP; this is translated from the coding sequence ATGAAAAAAATCCAAACTGCGCTTATTTTAGTTGGTCTTTTAAGTCTAACTTCTTGTTTACCTAGTGTAGAATCAGCCAAAGAGCAACCAAACAACAACAATGTAAGCAATATGAATGATTTAGTTGTTCCTATTGGCTTTACATGGCAAAACTCGCGCGATGTTAATTTTAACATTGGTATTACCGATACCCGTTTCCAGGAAGCAGTACATGTAGTTTCAGTTTACGATGCTAATCCACTTGTCGGTGGAAATTTAATAGCCCGCGGTTCAGCTACTTTAAGCACACCTCTTGCGGCTCAATTAAATTTAGCCAATACTTTAAAATCAGTTTATATTGTAAAAACATCACCTGACAATTCAGAGTTATCGCAAGAAGTAGCTATTGAAGGTACTACTGTTAACGTACAATTAGGCTTTGTAGTAAAAACAGGTAAAGGTGTATTTGGAAAAACAGCAGGCCCTGATTGCAGCACAGGCTGTACTTCAACTATTACTACCAGCAATAGTAATTTAAATATAAACACAGGCGATGTAGTTTGTGTAACAGGAAACAATATCAGTATCAGTTTCAATGCCAATGGCGGAACTTTAAAAATATGTGGTAGCAATGTAACAGTAAACAACGCATCTTTAAATAACAGTTCAACACTTATTGTAACCAGCACTGCATCGGTAAACTTTAGTCAATTAAACCAAAACGGAACGTCAACCTCATTCCAAAACTGGGGTACTGTTAGTATCGGTGGAACATTCTCACCGGGAGGTACCGTATTAAATAATGGAACCATTACTACTACTGGTGATTATAATTTAAACTCACAATCAACCCAAACCAATAACGGTACTATTAACGTAGGCCAATCAATGCAAGTAAATGGTAATTGCTCAATGACTAACAATAATTCAATTACCGTTAACAGCGACTTACAGGTAAATGGACAAGGTACATTTGTAAACAATTGCAAATTATGGGCTAAGAACAATTACCAACAAAATGGTGCTATGCAAAACTATGGTTATATCAGAATTGATAACAGAAGTCAAATAAATGGTGGTTCAGTATTGTCAATGTACAATGGCGCCATGTTCAAAACCAAGGATGTTGATTTGAATGGAACAGTAAAAGGTTATAGCAATACATCATTAGTAAAAGTAACCGGTGAAACAAGAATAAATGGTGGTGGTCAGGTAATCAACGCTATTCAATATTGCGATGCAAACGGAATTGAAACCAATAATGGAACAATAGGTAGCGGTGCTACTTTAGGATGTACATTATATGTACCGATTACCAGTTGTAATACCGAAGGAAACGGAACAGCTCCGGCTCCGGTTGATACTGATGGCGATGGCGTAGCAAACATTAACGATGCTTATCCTAACGATGCAACAAAAGCATACAACAATTATTACCCCTCAGCTACAGGTGTGGCTACAGTAGCATTCGAAGATTTATGGCCAAGTAAAGGTGATTACGATATGAACGATGTAGTAATGACATACAGATACAATATTGTAACAAATGCTTCAAACAACGTAGCACAAGTAATAGGTAACTTTACTTTACAAGCTACAGGTGGTTCATTTGAAAATGGTTTTGGTATTCAATTTCCAATTGACAGAGCAAAAGCAACAGGTTTAACAGGTGGTACTTTAGAAGCAGGACAAACCAAAGCAGTAGTTACTTTGTTTAGCAGCTCACGTGCACAAATGGCTAATTGGAACACTAAACCGGGTTTACCGACTTCTGATTCGGTAAATTATAATTTTAGCTTTAATGTAACAGCAGGCCCATCATTGGCTACCTTTGGATTAAACGAATACAATCCGTTTATATGGAATAACTCAGCTAATTTTGGCCGCGGATACGAAATTCATTTACCTGGTAAAGTGCCAACCAGTTTAGCTAATACAAATATATTTGGAACAAGCCAGGATAATTCAAACGTAACAGCTAACCGTTATTATGTTACTACGGGTAATGGTTTACCTTGGGCTATCAGCATACCAGTTAAGTTTGCTTACCCAATTGAGAAATCAGATATTAATACTGCTTATTTAAAATTTGCTACTTGGGTACAATCAAACGGAACTCAATACGCTGATTGGTATACAAACGGTACCGGATACAGAGATGCTTCAAAAGTGTACGTGCGTCCATAA
- a CDS encoding LruC domain-containing protein: MKKIQTALILIGLLSLASCARKVESGEQQIPTPNNNVSNMNDLVVPAGFTWENSRDVNFNIGITDTRFQEAVHVVSVYDANPLAGGNLIARGSATLSTPFAAQLNLANTLKSVYIIKTSPDNSELSQEVAIEGTTVNVQLGFVVKTGKGAFGKTAGPDCSTGCTSTITTSNSNLNLNTGDVVCVTGSNISISFNANGGTLKICGSNVTVNNANLNNSSTLIVTSTASVSFSNLNQNGSLTSFQNWGTVTMGSSYSPGGSVLNNGTITTNGDYNLNTQSSQINNGIINVGQSMQVNGNTTFTNNGSVTTTQDLQVNGQGVFINNCKLWVKRDFNHSNTMQNYSYIRVDRETKVNGGAELSMYNGAMFRTLDIVINGRVKGYSNTSLVKVNGDTRINGGGEVINAIQYCDANGIETNNGTIGSGATQGCTLYVPITSCNTEGNGSAPAPTDTDGDGVSDVNDAYPNDATKAYNNYYPSATGVATVSFEDLWPSKGDYDMNDIVMTYRYNIVTNAANNVAQVIGNYTLHATGGALQNGFGVQFPIDRAKATGLTGGTLEAGQIKAVVTLFNNSRAQMATFNTVPGASASDTVNYTMSFNVTAGPSLATFGLNEYNPFIWNNTAGFGRGYEIHLPGKVPTNLANAALFGTAEDNSNVTANRYYVSTGNGLPWAISIPVKFAYPIERSDINTAYLKFATWVQSGGAQYADWYTNSTGYRDVSKVYIRP; the protein is encoded by the coding sequence ATGAAAAAAATCCAAACTGCACTTATTTTAATTGGCTTACTTAGTTTAGCCTCTTGTGCCCGCAAAGTAGAATCTGGTGAACAACAGATCCCTACACCAAACAACAATGTAAGTAACATGAACGATTTAGTTGTTCCTGCAGGCTTTACATGGGAAAACTCACGCGATGTTAATTTTAACATTGGCATTACAGATACTCGTTTTCAAGAAGCTGTGCATGTAGTTTCAGTTTATGATGCTAATCCGTTAGCTGGTGGAAATTTAATAGCTCGCGGTTCAGCTACTTTAAGTACTCCTTTTGCTGCTCAATTAAATTTAGCCAATACTTTAAAATCAGTTTATATTATCAAAACCTCACCTGATAACTCTGAGTTATCGCAGGAAGTAGCTATTGAAGGAACTACTGTAAATGTACAATTAGGTTTTGTTGTAAAAACAGGTAAAGGTGCATTTGGAAAAACAGCAGGTCCTGATTGTAGCACTGGTTGTACTTCAACTATTACTACCAGCAATAGCAATTTAAACTTAAATACAGGTGATGTAGTTTGTGTAACAGGAAGCAACATTAGTATTAGTTTCAATGCCAATGGTGGAACTTTAAAAATATGTGGTAGCAATGTAACTGTAAACAATGCCAATCTAAATAATAGCTCTACACTTATTGTTACTAGCACAGCATCGGTGAGTTTTTCCAATTTAAATCAAAACGGTTCATTAACATCATTCCAAAATTGGGGTACTGTAACAATGGGTAGTTCATACTCACCGGGAGGTTCAGTTTTAAACAATGGAACAATTACTACCAATGGTGATTACAATTTAAATACACAATCATCGCAAATTAACAACGGTATTATAAACGTTGGTCAATCAATGCAAGTAAACGGTAATACTACTTTTACCAATAATGGTTCAGTTACAACCACTCAAGATTTGCAAGTGAACGGTCAAGGTGTATTTATTAATAATTGCAAATTATGGGTAAAAAGAGATTTTAACCATAGTAATACCATGCAAAACTACTCATATATAAGAGTAGATAGAGAAACCAAGGTAAATGGTGGAGCTGAATTAAGTATGTATAATGGAGCTATGTTTAGAACCTTAGATATCGTTATTAATGGAAGAGTTAAAGGTTACAGCAATACTTCATTGGTAAAAGTAAATGGCGATACAAGAATAAACGGAGGTGGTGAAGTTATCAATGCTATTCAATATTGCGATGCAAACGGAATTGAAACCAATAATGGAACAATAGGTAGCGGTGCTACTCAAGGATGTACATTATATGTACCAATTACCAGTTGTAATACAGAAGGAAATGGATCAGCTCCAGCTCCAACAGATACTGACGGTGACGGTGTGTCTGATGTAAATGATGCTTACCCTAACGATGCTACAAAAGCTTATAATAATTACTATCCTTCGGCTACTGGTGTGGCTACCGTTTCATTTGAAGATTTATGGCCAAGTAAAGGTGATTACGATATGAATGATATCGTTATGACATACAGATACAATATTGTAACAAACGCTGCAAACAATGTAGCACAAGTAATAGGTAACTATACATTACATGCAACAGGTGGTGCTTTACAAAACGGTTTTGGTGTACAATTTCCAATTGATAGAGCAAAAGCAACAGGTTTAACAGGAGGTACTTTAGAGGCAGGGCAAATCAAAGCCGTAGTTACTTTATTTAATAACTCACGTGCACAAATGGCTACTTTCAATACAGTTCCGGGTGCATCTGCATCAGATACAGTTAACTATACAATGAGTTTCAATGTAACAGCAGGTCCTTCATTGGCTACCTTTGGCTTAAACGAATACAATCCGTTTATCTGGAACAATACAGCAGGTTTTGGTCGTGGATACGAAATTCACTTACCGGGTAAAGTACCAACCAATTTAGCTAATGCAGCTTTATTTGGTACTGCAGAAGATAATTCAAACGTAACAGCTAACCGTTATTATGTAAGTACAGGTAATGGATTACCTTGGGCTATCAGCATACCAGTTAAGTTTGCTTACCCAATTGAAAGATCAGACATTAACACTGCGTATTTAAAATTTGCTACTTGGGTACAATCAGGTGGAGCACAATACGCTGATTGGTATACCAATAGTACGGGATACAGGGATGTATCCAAAGTATATATACGCCCGTAA
- a CDS encoding LruC domain-containing protein produces the protein MKKIQTVLILIGLLSLASCTRKVESEQQNTTPNNNVSNMNDLVVPAGFTWENSRDVNFNIGITDTRFQEAVHVVSVYDANPLAGGNLIARGSATLSTPFASKLNLANTLKSVYIIKTSPDNSELSQEVSIEGTTVNVQLGFVVKTGKGAFGKTSSPDCSSGCTSTITTSNTNLNLNNGDVVCVTGSNITIGFNANGGTLKICGSNVTVTNASLNNSASLIVTSTGSVNFSNLNTNSSSTSIQNWGTMNFSSSFSPAGSCVNNGTITTSGDYNLNTTSTQTNNGTLNVGQSMQVNSSTIFTNNGTVITATDLQVNSQATFINNCKLWVKRNFNHSKTMQNYSYIRVDAETKVNSGSELGMYNGAMFKTASIIVDGIIKGYSNTSLVKVTGNTLINGSGQIINAIQYCDANGIETNTGTIGSGATLGCSLYVPITSCNTEGNGSAPAPVDTDGDGVANTNDAYPNDATKAYNNYYPSSTGVATVSFEDLWPSKGDYDMNDIVMTYRYNIVTNAANNVAQVIGNYTLHATGGALQNGFGVQFPIDRAKATGLTGGTLEAGQIKAVVTLFNNSRAQMATFNTVPGASASDTVNYTMSFNVTAGPSLATFGLNEYNPFIWNNTAGFGRGYEIHLPGKVPTSLANTALFGTAEDNSNVTANRYYVTTGNGLPWAISIPVKFAYPIERSDINTAYLKFATWVQSGGAQYADWYTNGTGYRDVSKIYVRP, from the coding sequence ATGAAAAAAATTCAAACCGTACTTATTTTAATTGGGTTACTAAGTTTAGCTTCTTGTACCCGCAAAGTAGAATCTGAACAACAGAACACTACGCCAAACAACAATGTCAGTAATATGAATGATTTAGTTGTTCCTGCAGGCTTTACATGGGAAAACTCACGCGATGTTAATTTTAACATTGGTATTACAGATACCCGTTTTCAGGAAGCAGTGCACGTAGTTTCAGTTTACGATGCTAACCCATTGGCTGGTGGAAATTTAATAGCCCGCGGTTCAGCTACTTTAAGTACTCCTTTTGCTTCTAAATTAAATTTAGCCAATACTTTAAAATCAGTTTATATTATTAAAACTTCACCTGATAACTCTGAGTTATCGCAAGAAGTTTCAATTGAAGGAACTACTGTAAATGTACAATTAGGCTTTGTAGTAAAAACCGGTAAAGGTGCATTTGGTAAAACTTCAAGTCCTGATTGCAGTAGCGGTTGTACTTCGACTATTACTACAAGCAATACCAATTTGAATTTAAACAATGGTGATGTAGTTTGTGTAACAGGAAGCAATATTACTATTGGTTTCAATGCCAATGGCGGAACTTTAAAAATATGTGGTAGCAACGTAACAGTAACAAATGCTTCATTAAACAATAGCGCTTCCTTAATTGTTACCAGTACAGGTTCAGTAAACTTTTCAAATTTAAATACAAACAGCTCTTCAACTTCAATTCAAAATTGGGGAACCATGAATTTTTCAAGTTCATTCTCTCCTGCAGGATCATGTGTAAATAATGGAACAATTACAACCAGTGGTGATTATAATTTAAATACAACATCAACTCAAACCAATAATGGTACACTTAATGTTGGCCAATCAATGCAGGTAAACAGCTCTACTATATTTACTAATAACGGTACTGTTATTACTGCTACAGATTTACAGGTAAACAGCCAGGCTACATTTATCAATAATTGCAAATTATGGGTGAAAAGAAACTTTAACCATAGCAAAACAATGCAAAATTACAGCTACATCCGTGTAGATGCTGAAACAAAAGTTAACAGCGGTTCGGAGTTAGGTATGTACAATGGTGCCATGTTTAAAACTGCAAGCATTATTGTTGATGGAATAATAAAAGGTTATAGCAATACATCATTGGTAAAAGTAACCGGTAATACATTAATCAATGGTAGTGGTCAAATAATCAACGCTATTCAATATTGTGATGCAAACGGAATTGAAACCAATACAGGCACAATAGGTAGCGGTGCTACTTTAGGATGTTCATTATATGTACCAATTACAAGCTGTAATACTGAAGGAAACGGATCAGCTCCGGCTCCGGTTGATACTGATGGCGATGGCGTAGCAAACACTAACGATGCTTATCCTAACGATGCAACAAAAGCATACAATAATTATTACCCGTCATCTACAGGCGTAGCCACCGTTTCATTCGAAGATTTATGGCCAAGTAAAGGTGATTACGATATGAATGATATCGTTATGACATACAGATACAATATTGTAACAAACGCTGCAAACAATGTAGCACAAGTAATAGGTAACTATACATTACATGCAACAGGTGGTGCTTTACAAAACGGTTTTGGTGTACAATTTCCAATTGATAGAGCAAAAGCAACAGGTTTAACAGGAGGTACTTTAGAGGCAGGGCAAATCAAAGCCGTAGTTACTTTATTTAATAACTCACGTGCACAAATGGCTACTTTCAATACAGTTCCGGGTGCATCTGCATCAGATACAGTTAACTATACAATGAGTTTCAATGTAACAGCAGGTCCTTCATTGGCAACATTCGGATTGAACGAATACAATCCATTTATATGGAACAATACAGCAGGTTTTGGCCGTGGCTACGAAATTCATTTACCGGGTAAAGTACCAACCAGTTTAGCTAATACAGCTTTATTTGGTACTGCAGAAGATAATTCGAACGTAACGGCTAACCGTTATTATGTTACTACAGGTAATGGATTACCATGGGCTATAAGCATACCGGTTAAGTTTGCTTACCCAATTGAAAGATCAGACATTAACACTGCTTATTTAAAATTTGCTACTTGGGTACAATCAGGTGGAGCTCAATATGCAGATTGGTACACCAATGGTACAGGATACAGAGACGTTTCGAAAATATACGTACGTCCATAA
- a CDS encoding sigma-54 dependent transcriptional regulator: MKTVLIIDDEEKLRTLLTRIISLEGFEVLQAEDYKTAQKKLAQTAVDVVLCDVKLPDASGIDIVKSIKEVYPFIEVILLTAYGNIPDGVQAIKNGAFDYITKGDDNNKIIPLLYKAMEKVALAKRVYHLEKQLGTKQSFDTIIGQSKPIQQAIYLAKKVSTTEATVLLTGETGTGKEVFAQAIHQESNRNNKNFVAINCSAFSKELLESELFGHKAGAFTGALKDKKGLFEEAHQGTLFLDEVGEMPLELQAKLLRVLENGEFIKVGDSKTSKVNVRLIAATNRDLQQEITANQFRQDLFYRLSTFTIPLPALRERAADIQALALHFCEVFSAKTNQAVKVLNNAYIAALIQHNWPGNIRELKNVIERSVILSDNNELKLESLPFEILNQLDVNCNDINAKALSAFSLASAEKIHIQKILNYTNNNKTKTAELLGIALTTLYRKLEEFKIG, from the coding sequence TTGAAAACAGTACTTATTATAGACGATGAAGAGAAGCTAAGAACACTGCTAACCCGAATAATTAGCTTAGAGGGTTTTGAAGTATTGCAAGCAGAAGATTACAAAACGGCACAAAAAAAATTAGCTCAAACTGCTGTTGACGTGGTGCTATGCGATGTTAAATTACCCGATGCAAGTGGTATTGATATTGTAAAAAGTATAAAAGAAGTTTACCCTTTTATAGAAGTTATTCTGTTAACCGCTTACGGCAATATTCCCGATGGTGTGCAAGCTATAAAAAATGGCGCTTTCGATTATATTACCAAAGGCGATGACAATAACAAGATTATACCTTTGTTATATAAAGCCATGGAAAAAGTAGCCTTGGCCAAAAGGGTTTATCATTTAGAAAAGCAATTAGGTACTAAACAATCATTTGATACTATTATTGGTCAGTCAAAGCCTATTCAACAAGCCATTTATTTGGCTAAAAAAGTAAGTACAACGGAGGCTACTGTTTTATTAACAGGCGAAACAGGAACGGGTAAAGAAGTATTTGCACAAGCCATCCACCAAGAAAGCAATAGAAACAATAAAAACTTTGTAGCCATTAATTGTTCAGCCTTTAGCAAAGAACTTTTAGAAAGCGAATTGTTTGGACATAAAGCAGGAGCTTTTACGGGTGCATTAAAAGACAAGAAAGGTTTGTTTGAAGAAGCACATCAGGGAACTTTGTTTTTAGATGAAGTAGGCGAAATGCCATTGGAACTCCAAGCCAAACTGTTGCGCGTATTGGAAAATGGAGAATTTATTAAAGTAGGCGATAGCAAAACAAGCAAAGTAAATGTACGATTAATTGCTGCTACCAACCGCGATTTACAACAAGAGATAACGGCCAACCAGTTCAGGCAGGATTTGTTTTACAGGCTTTCTACTTTTACCATTCCGTTGCCTGCATTGCGGGAGCGAGCAGCCGATATACAGGCATTGGCATTGCATTTTTGTGAAGTGTTTTCAGCCAAAACCAATCAGGCTGTTAAAGTATTAAACAATGCCTATATAGCTGCATTGATTCAACATAATTGGCCTGGTAATATTAGAGAGCTGAAAAATGTAATTGAGCGCAGTGTGATATTAAGCGATAACAATGAATTGAAATTAGAAAGTTTGCCTTTTGAAATATTAAATCAATTGGATGTAAATTGTAACGATATAAATGCAAAAGCATTGTCAGCATTTTCATTGGCCTCTGCTGAAAAAATACATATTCAAAAAATATTGAATTATACTAATAACAATAAAACCAAAACAGCGGAGTTGTTAGGTATAGCTTTAACTACCTTATACCGCAAGTTAGAGGAGTTTAAAATTGGGTAG
- the kdpF gene encoding K(+)-transporting ATPase subunit F encodes MIALFIISVAVFGYMCYVLIKAEKF; translated from the coding sequence ATGATAGCATTATTCATCATATCGGTTGCCGTGTTTGGTTACATGTGTTACGTATTAATTAAAGCAGAAAAATTTTAA